The sequence below is a genomic window from Mugil cephalus isolate CIBA_MC_2020 chromosome 14, CIBA_Mcephalus_1.1, whole genome shotgun sequence.
tcataatcataatgttttatgatttctttagtattttgtctgtgactgagCTAAAATGAATTGCAGTTGAAGACCTAatagtgattcttaatgcaatatttcacaaatgcatgggatgtccgaaaacttttttttccaccactgtaaaTGAAACTGCCAAATAAATCTACAAAAACATTATTCTCTCAAACTCAGTAGAAGGAAAGGATATCCCCGTCTTCAAAAaatcacatcaaaataaaaatccaggTCAGTGCAGCGTCAATGATTTTGATGATGTTTTGAAGAGTCATATGATCGACAAATGCATGGTATCAAAGGTTAAAGTGAGCTCATAAACCATGTTATGTTACATTGTTGGGTCAATGAAAACAACCAATGTCAGTTGCCACTGTTGCGCTTTTCGCAATCCAACAGTCACTTGACACTGGGTGTGATAGATTGTCTTCcacccagatttttttttttctgtgggagTGTCTAACCTGTTCTATAAAAAACCATGTGCAAGTCGTGTGACAGGAAGCTGTGCGATCACTTCACTAGTGAAAGGTAAGTGATAAAGAGCTTTTCAAAACCTAATCTTGCTGCAATCAGCGCAGCTCTTTAGCAAAGCGCCAGAACCTCCATTCATCACGGCTGCCTGGCGAGGACGTTTTTGGGTGAAAGAAAACttaaagtgaagtgaaactgaaactcTAACAGACAAAGTAAACAGATGAGAGACCATTTCAGATAGAAGTCAGGAAATCGGACCTATAAACTGCAATGAATCTGCGGTTCTAAAagcatctctgtgtttgtgtcgcTCTCTCCTCCAGATGTTGAGGACTACTCTGTGGGTGCtggtgggtgtgtttgtgacGGGGCGCGCTTTCTGCTCCATCACTTGCCGTGACGGGACTGTCTGCCCTGACTCTGCGACCTGCTGCCGGACTAAACAAGGGTATGGCTGCTGTCCTTACCCAAAGGTAAGTCAGGTCCATCCAGTGCGGCTCCTCAGTCCTCTACTTCACGTTgtatcaaaaaacaaacaaaactgcaacaaaGGCAAATGGAGGGTTGTAGGGTAATGCTTGTAGAAAATGTTCTGCTTCAGTTCTAATGGTCCAATGGAGGCTTTAAGTTTTTACTGTAGGAGCATGTGTGGGTGGTGACTAGGGCTTCTAACAACCAGCTTGTGTCCTCCGGCAACTCCAAATAGGTGATAGGTGAGTTTCATACCCTAAaccctagtcatgtgagtttccgCCACAACATGTCCCTAATAAAACCTCAACTCCATATAACAGTTAGAACCAAATAGGCCACTTGGGCGagcccagttgcctttgtttcagctttgtttatgGGATTTGCCCCCAGAGCAGTAACTTGAGAGACATTTgctaaaagctgacattctaaTAACTCATGTCCTCTCCAGGCTACGTGCTGCGCCGACCTGGCAAGCTGCTGCCCCTATGGATATCGCTGCAACCTCGTTACCAAGATGTGTCAGAAGGAAAACCAGCCGTGGCTGAGCATACCCATGGTGAAGAAGGACGCCGCACAGGAACCAAGCACCCCAGAGTTATCTGCGATTCCCCTGgacaaccctaaccccaacgGCCTCGTCCCGGACCAAAAGAGTTCAGTTGTCCACTGCGACGCCTTACACTACTGTCCCGATCGCACCACTTGCTGCAGACACCCAACAGGCGTCTGGTTCTGCTGTCCCTACTATCCTGTAAGTTAACCTACATATGCACGACTGTAATGAAATTCCTttttacctactgctgctgtcGCATCAACTCAACAGCGCTAAATCGTTGTGTATGGATTGATGACATAGATATGTGTGCTTCGTAGGGGAGGTGCTGCCTGGATGGCTACCACTGTTGTCCCTATGGCTACGACTGCGACCTCAGTTACACGCACTGCATAAGGCAAAGCCTGTGGTATCCTTTCACCGCCAGAGAAGCTCTGGCTTCAGTCCCTGCCTCCGTCATTTCACCTGTGGAGGACAAAAGCAGCGTGGAGGAGGTAGGAAATGACCACATATATAAAACAGCCATCTGTTTCCATAAAGGTTTAAGGGTTTACTTTGTTGTCCCTTGTTGTGTTCACTTGCTGGGAGGACACTCCCAGTCAGGGCATAGGAAAACCTGAATAGAAAAAATGTTATGAACGTTGTGGGTTTGTTTCCTTATGTCACTGGCATATGACTGAAATCCACCCTCTGTGTTTCGATAAAGCAGATTGGGTGTGTTTTACAGCTTAATGAGTAAATTTCTAAACCTCCCCTAAACATTATTTTTCCTTGTGAACAATAAAAGAACTGCGAACAATCAAATGCATGTAGTGATGAGCttacaattagttttttttctctctcttttttttttggtttagttttgatAGGCACACTGTACTCTTCCTGGCCAGCAACTGTACACTGACATAGTTAGCAGCAGTCTAATAATTCCTATTAAGGACACACGTCTCCCACAGGAGTAGTGAATATATGGCAGTTTGACACAATAAATGTTGATGTTTAGATCAAAGTTGTGCTGTTCCATTTTTCCAGAAACCACTGACAGCTCTAACGGAGGCCAGCGGCGGACTTTCTAAGCCTGGAGTCATCCGATGCGATTCAAGGTTTTACTGCCCACAAACATCAACTTGCTGCCAGGGACCCAATGGACAGTGGAACTGCTGTCCTTACCCACTGGTATGAATCCTTTACCCTCTGAAGAGGGTCTGAGGCACCCAACTCTAAATAATCCTCATGTTTGGATGTGTTCAGTGCAGTAATTTGTTACTAACCACCTGTACTGATTTCAGGGCACGTGCTGTGCAGATGGGAAGCACTGCTGTGAGTATGGATACACCTGCGATCCCAGTGCTGCCACATGCAGGAGAGGGATCTACGAGATCCCCTTTAGACCACAGGAACCCGCCTACACAGACTGAAGACGGATTGTTCACTGTGCACCTCTGACAGAATCCAACAATGCTTGAAGAGCCTTTCCAAACACCCAGTTTAGAATCGGGTAGTTAATGATTAAACAACGTGGTTGCCGTGGCATTAGATTGCTCCTAATATCCACTGTCTATTTGCTTTTTGCTGCACTATCTAGGGTTCCCTCCAGTACTTTGTGTACACTGCACTTGTGTGATATGTTATGAATGCTTAACCTGTAATTTTAATACAATCCTTCAATCAATTAATTCTGTTTTGTACTGCAACATTAcataaaatatggaaatgatTTTCAACCTTTCTGTTGTCTCTGCtctttactattattatttcttttgtttaaagATAGTTTCTGTTGAAAACACCTTCAAGTTAAATGTCTATGTGTATATACGGTACGTTTAATGATTCAAGTGAAAGGCTTTCAGGTCAATGCAGTCAAGGTACAGTAACAGCAATGGATAGATTCAGCTGCTAACGGATTAGAATTGCAGTGCAGTAAATGTCAAACCCAGAATTGGACCTAATGAAACCCAGTTCAGATTCAAGTTCAGGGACCAGTTTACATTTCCCCATCTGTAACATAGTCAAATGTTCTGATTTAAACTGTGCAGCTGACATCACACAGAAAGTTCTTCTTGGACTTATGTGAAAAGCATTTATCATTATGACatattaaagagaaaataaagctgttctctgtaataaaataacactATATTAATGAGGAGGAAAATCAAATCACATACACGAATCCATGTGTTTTTGCCTTGTGAATTATTTTAAGTGAATCATTTTTCAGTGAATTCCTTCATTCATGGGAAATACATTATGTGACTTTGCAGTAAAGTGCATGAAGCTACACGTAAGTTTAAATGTTGATGGAAAAATATTGAAAACTTAGGGACATATCTTCATTTCTGATGACAGTCTGGACCGATCACTCCAGTCAGCCGGCTCCGTCTTGTTGACTGCAGTTTGTTGACTGGTGTGTGTTtcggtctctttttttttttctcccgttcTGTCTTTTGTCTCCCATGATGTGGTGAGTTTGTCCATGACAGGAAGAAGGGGGAAGCTGCCCTGTTTGACTCCGGAGCGTCCGCTCCCTCCCGGTTTCTTATCCCCGGTTAATTTCCAAGTAACTCCCGGGCGAGTTATTGCCTCCTTTTTCGGGTTTCCTCGGGGAATATGGCTGTGCTGAAGATACAAGACCAGGTAACGTCAGCCATTTGGCTAATAGTTAGTCAGCTAACTTTGAGTCGGTGTCACTTTTTCGCTAAAAAACCGCCTGACGCCAGTGCACACGAAGGCTTGAACAAACGTGGTTAACACCGCGTCTCgtccactgtttattttattcacagcGTAACataaactgttattttatgGTGGCTTAAACCTGGCTAgtgtatgtaaaaataaatgtctaaagGCTAAGCTAACGTCCCTATTAATTTGCTAGCCGCTTAGCTAACGGTAAACAGAAAAGCAGTTATGAAAAGAAGCACGTTAACTCCGCCTGTTGCCTTAACGTGGTTTATTGCGAAGAGCTTAATGTCATATAAGCGATAATGCGGTCGTTTGTTGTGCTTCCCCGGTGTTTCTGACTGTTGCGGTTCGTCGTGGTGATGGACCGATTAACACAGCTGGATAACTAGGAGCTTATCCGGGGGGCTAGCTCCCATACCCCGCTACTGTTAATTAGCAGCGTGGACAAGTATCGGCCACATCGCACACACGTAGCGAGATTATTTTTTGAACTTAAACCCGGTATTATCTTGAACTGGGTTGCACGTTGCTGAACTGGCGCAGGCCGAGTTTTCTGGCCAAGCAGTTGTCTCTTGTCAACTGTCCGTCCGAGGTCCTTTTCACGTTTCCTCAGAGCAGCTATGGGCAAGTCACCTGTTGCTGGACATAAGAAAGGCTGTCAGACTGAAATAGCAGCTGGTGCTGGCTGTAGGTCAGCAGGACGTAGGGTTTACAGCTGTGATCACTACTTGGCCACTGGGAACACTGGGCAGCCTGAGCACATTCATCAGTAGCCAAGTAGTgggtattatttttattattattattattagccaagccattccttttgtttgttatatgagcttttgtttttttcgttttctAGCATTTGGACCATTTTGCTAAATgtaagatgagataaaatacgccttttatttatcccacaattAGGAAATTCACATTGTTAGCAGCGGCAGTACAGAAACATTCAACACTCACAAACAGTGCACATATAGGTGGACTACATAtgtaaaaacaattaaaaaaatagatgaaaaacaTGTGTTACAAGCCGAATACAGATAAGATACCGAAAAGTTGAGCATACTCACCTACCAGTGgaggatgcagacagtgcaaatataaatatatgtactgtacatgtaacAGAATATTgcacatgtgttgttgttggtctgcTGGGAGCAGATCTGATTGTAGAGTCTGAcggcagaggggaggaaaggCCTGCATCACCTCTCTTTAAAGCACAGCGTGGGTGAAGAAGCCTGTCACTGATGGAGCTTTCCAGGCCTCTAATTGAAGCCGATCCCATAGGGTCCACATGCTATAAATAccatgaatacattttaaaagcgAACGAAACATTTATTATACATGCATATCAATATAAGAGCCCTGCAAAAGTGTTTCTACAATTGACTACATCGGAGCTGTcataataatagaaacatgagTCTGGGCAACATATTGTGCTCAGCAGTGTCACAAACTACTGCCTCCAGCAGAAAAAGCatttgaatcaacagctctcagttattttcaacaactgctgaataccataacgttcatgaagataagataagatgtaaatctatctatctatgtagtCGATACATGATATTTAATTCCTGTTCTCTTTATCATGAACTTGGGAGAAATTTAACTCtaatcagaaaacaacacagtatTTAGAACTACTTTCAGCGACTCACAATAGGTGTTTGTTACGTTCTACATGCCACCCGCATTATCCGTAATTCAGAGTAATAGGATGATTGGAGGAAAACTGTGTTTAAAAATCATGTTATGTGTTCACTGGCTTAGATGTTTTACAATAAGATGGGGATTTGCAGCTCTGTGGAGTTGTCCTGTGAACATGAAAATGACATAGTCAAATGACAAAGTGGGTCAGTGATTGTCCAGCTCTGTGGCCCCGTCCTGGACTAACTAGTCTTCTGGGCAGTCAGCCGGCACGCAACAAACGGAAGAGTGTGTGTGATTAGATCCCTCTCTCCATTCTCCATTGTTTTCTGCGTCGTTTGCCGACAGAGAAATGGACAAAGGGACAGAAATAGTCGCTCTTGGAGGGCCCATCTGGAGACGAGAATGAGCGTCGCCTTTGGCAATGGCTTCTGTTTGTCCTCTAGAGGGCGTCATGTTGCTTAGGAACACGTCTGAGTGATAAGGCCATAAATGAGTCAGTCAGGTGCATATATACAAAGTATTGTATTGTAATTCCTtatgtgtttacttgtgtggGACTTCACAGATGTGTCTAGGTCCATGTATCAGACTGACAGCCAAGGAGGATCTTAGCATCATGTAGgaccttgttttgtttgtgcaatAGTGAAATGTACATATATCAAAATTGCTTTAGGTTCCCATCATCTTTACTGTCAAGCTCACCCATTAAAGGTGTAATCAGTCATTcctgagaaacaaaataaacacaacccACCAGTTTAGCAAAATATCTGTACAGTTGCTGCTGGAACAGAAATAGAGGAAAAGACGGCACACTAGTGCTGGACAGCGACGCTCACACAACTCTCCCAATACTGCAGAAATAAAGCGGCTTCTGCGTCTGTCTCCATGCTTCCCACCGCTGGTAGAAGACCTCCGACATCTAAACGAGACTCTTACACTTTGCCTGATCACGCCCCTTCTATTTTAGTTTAGATCAGTCTGACATTTTCCTCTTGGGCTGTTTCATGGTCTGCTGTCTTCTGCAGACGGTGTCGGGTTTactgcttctcttctgctaaagATTGTTCCTCCTGCTCACACTGCCCCTGTCTCTCTATCTTGTGCATGAGCATGAGCATCCCACactgttggttggttggtgttttaaaacattttttcccccatttacAGAGGTGGAGTTGTGTGATTTATTGTGTTGGATTAGAACAGCTGACCACCTTTAAACGTGtcactagctgcgtttccattacagttttttgcaagataaaagcgatatttctgaaagtaaaattgtgctttgtacgtgtgtccattgaaaggtgttttatgAATCAGCTGCcactctggtaaagtctcatctcacgatgtcccataattctcttaaattctcatcgcGCTTCACTTTGAGGACGATGAACTTCataatgaactggtcacatatGTGCAACTGGTCacccctgcatcatctctggtGATGGTTCAAAATGTAGGtatttccattaccagttttttattgcaatatttttttgcGCATTTCTGGGTGTgatggaaatgcagcaagtCACGCTGTGGCTGCGGAAGTAGGAAGAGTTGATGTTTCAGTTCGCCTTTGAAGCAAAAACCGTCAAACCAACACTGCATTATCAGACATcactaaaatcattttaaaatgaaaataaacacattgtgACAGCAATAAAAGCGAATGTATATTTTGCTGCATTAGAAGTAACTCGTAGGCTTCGTTCAGTTCGAGCATGTCATAGTGAGCATACCAGTGCCACAGCATGAAAGCTTTTACGCAGATTGCCCCCCGCTGATCTTTAAAAGCTCGGAAATCTTTACATGTCAGCATCTTcattgctgctgtgtgtgtgtgtgtgtgtgtgcgtgtgtgcgagcCAGCGCACATCCGCCCCGCCGGCACGTGCTGGCCTTTGTGTATCGGTACCGGGATTACGTTACACACAGTGGATCCCGTCGAAGGGTCAGAGCAGAGGTCAAGCCTGCATACTTTCACTCACACGTGCGCACCGGCTCTTTTATAGATTAGTATGTTGAGCATGTTATATTAAAACCGCGCTTGTGAAAATATTGCGGCGGCTTACTCGTGTTGTGGTGGAATACGGTTCGCCATCTGTGTGAAGCTCTAGCTCTGCTTGGCTTTGTTTTTCATAACATCTTAGACAGGAATACACAGGTTTACAGAAAAACTCGTCCGTCTGGTATATTACAACAAACCTTCTTCGTAAATATCTTCGGGCTGTACCGTGGAGATCGTCCCCAGTGATAGGAAACAGGATAGACAAAacattctttgtttatttacatgctcCCCCAACATAATTTTTGTTTATGCAAATCCGTAATTCCGTGAGCTGCTGTAAGATTAGAAATATTATTGGATGTGTTTCCTATTAAGTTTGTACATGGTAAGGCCATCAGACTCCAAACGTAGGTTTCATCCAAccgagtctctctctctcgctctcgtTCGCTCCTCCCTCGCTCCGTCCTTCCCTCCGAGTTAATGGGGTTGTGCGGCTTGgcaaggtttttctttttaggatCTGTGTTGAATGTGAAGGAGATTgagacacgcagacacacacagacacgcacgcacagacTGGTCTTGTTAGCTACCCTCGCGTTCCCTAACAAAGCCAGTTTGTTCCAGTTTCATAATGAGGAGATGGGGACTTTTGAAGCCATGCCACCGATACACCAAAGAGCAGCACACATACGTGCGCACGCACAAATGTGgcattcatttttctgttattctctCACATTCAGAAAGGAAAGGGCGCCCATTTAGCGCCAGCTTTATGAACATGCAGGCCTCTTAAATCTTATTTAGCAACCtctaaaaacagcagcacattgtggtgcacatgtttttgtttttagcgcGCTATGTTGGATTCAACTTTTCAGACACCTCAGAGTTTTGCCCAATCACAAGTTTTAGTGCTTCAGACGAATGCGTTAATGTGCAATAATAAACACTGGAACTTTGTTGGATAAGCACCACATTTCATAAAACTGtctaaaaaggaaaaggtcaCGTGACACATTTGTAAACATTCAGATATCAGGACGGTGCCTGAgctcaaaacaaacaacccGACATTGGAGGTAGCAGGATATTCAGAAAAAGAATAGGTAGTGTCACTTCATCTTTCTCTACTTCAAAACCTTCGTTACGCTTCCTATTTAGTTGTCATGCTTAAACTTTGGTAGCactctcatttattttgtctcccAGCAGTCCTTTGCCCACCAATTTGTAACcgtccctgtcctctgtcctctgtcgtctttctgtttctgtttctgtctgactgtgcTTTGACCAATTCATCCAAGCTCTTGATACCTGCCTACTAttattctctctttctctttccccacCTCCATCCATACCCCCTtcctttcattctctctctctctctctctctctctctctctctctctctctctctctctctctctctctctctctctctctctctctctctctcgctcgctcgctctctctccccaccccctccctctctgtctcttttgaaagagctGGCTTCAGCAGTCTGCCTGAAATGAGCGATGCATACTTGCATATGCATTTGGCGCTACGGCCCCTGTCTATGCTAATCACAGggtctgtgtgtgcctgtgtgtgtgcgtgtgtgcgtgtgtgtgtgtgtgtgttactggcTGCAGCGCAGCAGTGAGGATATGTAGCTTCCTGTGTGCTGCTGGGCAGCACAGGATCTTTCTGCCGCATGCCTCTTACCGCCACCATTACGCAGAGGAATTCCCTGCCGTCTCCGCTACCGCTGCTCACACAGAGTGCGAGTGTGTGttagggagagagagagagagagagagagagagagagagagagaggtgaagAAGAGACATTCAGCAAAgcaacacagacagatagaagACCAAGCTGGAATTCACATGGGATTTAACATGGAAGATATGCGCCGTTTGTTCACGAGGAAAACGCTACGTTTATGGGATTTATTGGTGACCTTTGTGCTCCCGGATTGTGCACATATGTAAGAAGGAACACTGTGTATTCATGTGTGCGAGCGAGAGCGAGCGTGTGTGCGGGTGATCGCGCGGTGCTGCGTGAGCGTTTCGTTCCCGATGCGGTCAGAGCGGGCTAGCCGTGTGTGCATCGTGGTGCTGGAAGAGGTAGAGGAGGATGAACCTTCTTCTTCATCCCCACCTCCTCTGCCCAAGTCATCCCCAGACCGCAGATCCCATCATGCCCCTCGAAGGGCTGCAGCTCAGGACGACAAGGTGAGATGGGCCCTTCTGCTCGGTTCATTGTCGAGTAAATGAAGGAGTTTGCTGAGTCCGTGTTTCGGTGTAGGTTTACCCGTGTACAAGGAGTCTGCAGACCACTGGACGTCTCTTACCAAGCCTTCAGGTTTAAACCTGCGTTGAAGTACATACTCTCAAGTTCCATTGTATAAAATGACAATACTCTGCCAAAACATGTTATCTAATACTAAATATAGTCCTGCTATATGAGAAGACTACTGGTTTGTGAAGATAATTGGCAAAGCCTGGTCTTTGTGGTCTGCAGTGCTGGTTATTTAAAGGCTAATCCTTCTATTGAAACAGCGTAATAAGTCTTTTCATCTAATGAAAGCTGCCTTTTGAAGTCCAGCAGAGTAGATGGACCAGCTGCGACGacagcgtttgtgtgtgtccatgctgCGTGTTTACCTTCAGCCATATCTGACATTGTTTCAGTGGCCACTAGTGTAAGAGGAATGAGATAGATGCCCACATGCTGGTCAGGCCCACTTATTTTTAGTTGGGACGAAATGAGAGAGGCTCAGGGAAAACGGAGTGGCTGAGAATAAGGTGCAGGTTGACATCATAGTGCTTTGCATAGTGCCACTCATATCGTACtaaatatactgtgtatatagtGAATGGCATAGCTATAATCTCACCTCGGCTTGGCAGGCCTCTCTGGTGAAAAAGGCCTGTATGTGAAACAGTTTATCAATGAGATAGACGCGGCGCTTCAGTGGACTTATATATGCAGTGGGTTGCAGAAGAGCAAATGGCAACTTTGCTTTGAAACATAAAATCTCTTGAGGTTTTCTCTAAAGTCAGCCTCTCTCTTCTGAATGTATATATTTGCAATTATGTTGCAGCGCAATGGAAAACGTAATTTGACATTATCATTACTATTCCCCAGATAAAATCCTTTATTCTCCGAAGGTTTTTGGTAAGGATTCAGTAATAGAAAAAAGATAAGAGAATTACACATTTTTGCTTAAGTAGTAATTCATAATCAAGGTCACAGTAAGTAGCACGTCGGGGTACTGCAGTTCTTCAGTCCAGCAGCGTACTGTATTGTAATACTGAATATAAGCTCCCTAACAAAATGCAGTGTCATGTGAAAATGACATGACATGTTTTTAGGCTGATGctggaaaaaatacaaagtgcaAGTTGAAGTTTGTGCGGTAGATGAATTACTTTCACTTTGATTCTTACCGGTGTTCAGGGTAATATTTGTTATGCAAGACACAATTTAGGTcacaaaacaacagataaaCTGTGCTGTACTATAGATTTTGAACCTTGCATTTACAATTTAATTGTTAGCTTAAAATGGTAACCTGTAATTTAAACGTTTTCTCTTTCCCATCAACACCTattaaaggtttattacaaCGGCAGCGCAACCATGTTTGCTAATCCACTATGCTCGTGAGAAAtgctgcgtgtttttttttttttttcttgttgcttgtttgttttatgaccTTTGTTCAGTTGCGGCTTCCATCTTCTGAGGACAAATTGTTCCATTGTTTAAGAGAAGGCAAAATGCTTCTCTGTTCGTaggttgttttgttattgttttcattttcagtttttctttcttactccATTCTTATATTCAGGCAGCTGTTCCCACACTACGTGGCAGGAGAGTTTGGCTCACAGGCCGCCTCACACGTTTACTTGGCGGCGTGTGTGTTCACACGCTGAATGCTGTAAACAAATAAGTCATATAAAGCCAGTTGTGATGTTCGTTAGCCTCCCGTCCCAGGACCGAACTGTCTGCGTGTCTAAGCACAAAGTGTTTGTAACTCTCATAAACCTCACCGATAATATAGTTGTCAGCATAGAAAATTACCACCCTGAGAATTTAAGATGTAGTGCTGcacatcaacatttttctcctctttttatttattcatttattcttttcgTCTTCAAAGCCATCTCTGTTAAGAGCGATCTTCAACGTGGACCCAGATGAAGTTCGCTCGCTCATATTCAAGAAGGAGGATGTCAACATTCAGGTAAGTCGCACTCTCGTTGCTTCAGGGTGATCGGCTTTAGGTCTGGAAGAAGATCTcacacgtacaaaaaaaaaaaaacgcttgcTTGATTGCTAGATTGCTTATTTCCTGCTGGCTGCTATAGTGTGTTATTGCGTCCCTGTGCGTTCGCCAGTGTCGCTTTGCGCACACATGACGTGGCGTATAAACAACAGCTAGAAGAGCTGGTAGTCAGGCTGCAGGCTACGGATGATCTGGGTTTTAATTGATCGAtcaactgactgactgactgcaccTTCTGGCAGCTTCCTACATTCCCCGTGTTATGTAGCTGTCGACCAGCCAGGGCACATAATGCTGTAACCTTTCAGATACTTAAGAGCATAACCTTCACCTGatctctccttcttcctctctctgctttcaCTGCGTGTTCCTAGTTTTCTaagcatatttctgtttttagttctttttttctgttccgTTCTATTTTTCGTCTTTCATTGTGTGGGCCTATACTGCTGGGGTCATCACACTGAGTCTCCCTGGTGTCAGCAACACTGGCCCGGGCCTATTGCAGTCACGTGACGTTTGTTTATAGCCCCACTTTGCTGATTGCTCTCCACTGCactgaaagagagggagagatgtggGGGTGAAGCCCCGGTCCGTGTTGAAGTGATGGAGTGAAACAAAGAATTAAAGTGAACAGATGATTAACATGTTTCTCCTCGTGGCTCTACTCTCATGTTCCCTGTGGTCTGCAGCACTGTAAGGTTTATAGATTTTGATTTGGCACGTGACACGTTTACACGCTCAGGATGTGCGCGTCTGTGTGACCAAAAGAATGTCTGCTCTTAAATCGGGACTTGTTCCGCCAGGACAATGAGAAGCGGACGCCGCTGCATGCTGCGGCCTACCTCGGTGACGCTGAGATCATTGAACTACTCATCCTCTCAGGTAAACTCTACGCTACAATCTAGTATCTGTCAACATGTTGTAGCAATCGTACTTGAAAGCTTACTCATCCATATGTACTAAATGTCAACAATCATTCATGTACACAtgtccatgttaatgtgtttcttCTGTGTATTCGTGTTACCTCTCTTATTACCCTGGTCTATATATAGAGGATATATGAGGATATCTCAGGAACACCAGGAgagaatttctttaaatttgccAATATTCACTTGTACATAAGAATAAACTCAATAATGTCTAGAGTtcattctcttctcttcctggaTTTTTAAGAG
It includes:
- the LOC125019390 gene encoding progranulin-like; the encoded protein is MLRTTLWVLVGVFVTGRAFCSITCRDGTVCPDSATCCRTKQGYGCCPYPKATCCADLASCCPYGYRCNLVTKMCQKENQPWLSIPMVKKDAAQEPSTPELSAIPLDNPNPNGLVPDQKSSVVHCDALHYCPDRTTCCRHPTGVWFCCPYYPGRCCLDGYHCCPYGYDCDLSYTHCIRQSLWYPFTAREALASVPASVISPVEDKSSVEEKPLTALTEASGGLSKPGVIRCDSRFYCPQTSTCCQGPNGQWNCCPYPLGTCCADGKHCCEYGYTCDPSAATCRRGIYEIPFRPQEPAYTD